GATACCGTAGGCGGGCTGAAGGCTCTGGCGGCGAAGGGCTGGGTTCCGGCACCGGTCGCGGAGGAATTGATCGACCATTACCGTCAGCATCGCGATATCGAACATCGTATCCAGATGGTGAATGATGCCCAGACCCATAACCTGCCCAAGGATCCTTCGGGGTTGAAAGTGATTGCCGCGATGCTGGGACAGGCGGATGAACAGGCCTGGTGCGATGGGCTCAAGTCGCGGCTGGAGCGGGTGCATGAACTGACCGAGTCCTTCTTTGCCCCCGGAGAAGAGGCCGATCGGCCGGAAATGTCACCTGCAGCGCAGGAAATCATCGACCGCTGGCCGGGCTATCCGGCGCTGCGATCCGCGCGTGCGCAGGAAATCTTCAAACGGGTCGAGCCCGAGCTTCTGAAACGCATGGCCCGCGCGGGTCATCCCGATGATGCCTTGCAGCGCTTTGACGGCTTTCTGGCCGGATTGCCCGCCGGCGTGCAGTTGTTTTCCCTGTTCGAGGCCAATCCGCAGCTGATCGAACTGATCGTCGATATCTGCGGCACCGCCCCCGGCCTTGCGACCTATCTTTCGCGTCATTCCTCGGTGCTGGACGCGGTTCTGGGCGGCAGCTTCTTTTCACCCTGGCCGGGGGCGGCGGGGCTGCGTGAAAATCTGCAGTCGGTCTTGCAGGGCGCGATCGCCAGCCCGAATGGCGGCTATGAAAAGGCCCTGGATGAAGCCCGGCGTTGGGCGCATGAATGGCATTTCCGGATTGGCGTGCATCATCTGCGTGGCCTGATCGACGCGGATGAGGCCGGCGTGCAATATGCCGATCTGGCCGATGCCTGCGTGGCGGCGCTGTTTCCGGTGACGGCGGCGGAATTCGCACGTCGGCATGGTACCTGTCCGGGGCGCGGGGCGGTGGTTCTGGGCATGGGGTCACTTGGTGCGCGGACGCTGAATGCGACGTCGGACCTCGATCTGATCGTGATCTATGATGCCGATGGCGCGGATGGATCCGAAGGTGCCAAGCCCCTGGCGTCGCGCCCCTATTACGCGCGGCTGACGCAGGCGCTGATCACGGCCGTTTCCGCGCTGACGGCCGAAGGGCGCCTGTATGAGGTGGACATGCGGCTGCGCCCCTCGGGCCGGCAGGGGCCGGTGGCCACCTCGGTGCAGAGCTTTGAAAATTATCAACTCATCGAGGCATGGACATGGGAGCATCTGGCCCTGACCCGTGCCCGTGTGATCGTCGGTGTCGGCGAAGACGGTGGGCAACTGGCCGAGCAGGTCGAGAAGCTGCGGACGGATGTGTTGCGCCAGCGCGGGACCGATTCGCGCGTGATGCCTGATCTGGCAGCCATGCGGGACAGGATCTTCGCGGCCAAGTCGCCCGACGGTCTCTGGGAGGCGAAGATCGGTCCCGGTCGTCTGCAGGATATAGATCTGATCGCGCAATCCTGCGCCCTGCGCACGGGAGAGGCGGCGCGGGGCACCTTGGCGCAATTGCGGGCCGGACGGCGCGCCGGATTGCTGGAAAAGCCGGAATACGATGTTCTGAGTTCGACATTCCGGCTCCTGTGGCGCTTGCATGCTTCGGGGCGATTGTTGACTGAAGGGCCGTTGTCCACCGATGAAATTGGTCGGGGCGGACAGGAATTTCTGCTGCGCGAAACGTCATGCGATGATCTGGCGGCCTTGCGCGAGGCGCTGGAGGGCGCCACGCGCAAGGCGGCAGAGGTGATCGCGGGCCGGTTGCCTGACGGGCCAGCACATTAGCCCGCCCGTGCGATTCGCCCGGTGGTGTGACTGCCGCTTGATGCCAGGGCCGGAAAGGTCTTTGGCTCGGACAGGTCGGAAAGCCCCGTGTCATTGATCGGGCCAAAGGTCGGCAAGACGATGGTTCCGGGGATCTGGACTGGCTGTTCTTCGCTGTCGGTCGCGTCATAGATACCATGGGCCGTCTTGTCCCAGTAGAAGGGCTTGGCAATGATTTCGTGGATCGCCTTCCAGCCCGCGAAACAGCCCAGAGGGAAATAGACATGCAATGTCGGCACCCATGGCAGCAGATGGCGATGCTTGGTGCCCCGCACTGCATATAGGCCGATGATCAGACCGATCATTTCCGAAGTGAGGAACAGGACAATTAGCGCCGTGATCGCATGGCCTCCGGTCAAGGGCTCCAGAGTATCGCTGACCGGATGGGCCAACCCAAGTGCCAGCAGCCAGAAGCTCCACAGCATTGGTGCAAGCAGATATTGGGTCAACATCGCAAGAAACTGGACCTGAAAGCCGATGAATCGCCTTGGTCCCAGTTCCTGCCAAAGCCGAGCAGGATGGCGCATATGCACCCCCCAGGTCAGGGCGAAGCCCTTCAGCCAGCGCGAGCGTTGCCTGATCCAGGGCAGGACGCGGCAATTGGCCTCTTCATCGGTGGTTGTTTCGACAATCTC
This is a stretch of genomic DNA from Paracoccus seriniphilus. It encodes these proteins:
- a CDS encoding glutamine-synthetase adenylyltransferase, coding for MKFADAITRLPLLLDQDRVSHIRDIFAGMPVPLVDLLAATASCSPYLSGLIEKEADWLRDGGLEHEDAVAAATEGFETLQAAALGEELRRAKRRVALHAALADLGGVWPLERVTGALSDLADRAVDLALRVHVAHEKRRGKLPESDSDAAGLFVLAMGKGGARELNYSSDIDLIVFYDDSAYAPEDQQEARAALIRATRKMAATLSDVTGHGYVFRTDLRLRPDAAVTPVCISASAALSYYEADGRTWERAAFIKARAAAGNIEAGQRFLQELRPFVWRKHLDFAAIQDAHDMRLRIRDHKGLGGRLEIPGHNMKLGRGGIREIEFFTQTRQLIAGGRDPDLRCRDTVGGLKALAAKGWVPAPVAEELIDHYRQHRDIEHRIQMVNDAQTHNLPKDPSGLKVIAAMLGQADEQAWCDGLKSRLERVHELTESFFAPGEEADRPEMSPAAQEIIDRWPGYPALRSARAQEIFKRVEPELLKRMARAGHPDDALQRFDGFLAGLPAGVQLFSLFEANPQLIELIVDICGTAPGLATYLSRHSSVLDAVLGGSFFSPWPGAAGLRENLQSVLQGAIASPNGGYEKALDEARRWAHEWHFRIGVHHLRGLIDADEAGVQYADLADACVAALFPVTAAEFARRHGTCPGRGAVVLGMGSLGARTLNATSDLDLIVIYDADGADGSEGAKPLASRPYYARLTQALITAVSALTAEGRLYEVDMRLRPSGRQGPVATSVQSFENYQLIEAWTWEHLALTRARVIVGVGEDGGQLAEQVEKLRTDVLRQRGTDSRVMPDLAAMRDRIFAAKSPDGLWEAKIGPGRLQDIDLIAQSCALRTGEAARGTLAQLRAGRRAGLLEKPEYDVLSSTFRLLWRLHASGRLLTEGPLSTDEIGRGGQEFLLRETSCDDLAALREALEGATRKAAEVIAGRLPDGPAH